In Cicer arietinum cultivar CDC Frontier isolate Library 1 chromosome 7, Cicar.CDCFrontier_v2.0, whole genome shotgun sequence, the genomic window TTGCAAATGCAGGGGATGTAGCAACTATATGACCCTTGGGAATGTCATACTCTTTCCCTTCTCTTGTTGTGACACTAAAATCACTGTGTGAGCTTCTCAGAAGCATAATCAATGGAGGGTGGAGTCTCAAAGCTTCTTTAATGCACCTGTACAAGACATCCATCTCAGCCAAAACATCGTGATCAACTCTATCGCCGTGCTTCTCCATCAAGTTCTTCTGCTCCTCCACCACAGCAGAAAGGTACTGTTTGTTACACATGAGATATGCTCCGGTCCAAGTGGAGGTGATTGAACTGGTGTGCTGCCCCGCGAAAAGTGCGGCAATGAGGAGTCCAGTGACTTCAGCTTCTGTTGTGGGACGGCCATCTTTGTATTTTGAGTCAATGAAGCACTGCAGCATGTCATCCTCTGAATTGTCAGCGCTTTTTCGTGAAGATATGATGCTTGCAAAGATTGAAGCAAGCTTCTTGCGTGCTTCATCGCGGCGCTTATGAGCCGGGATTGGCAGGTATGGGAAGAGAACACTGATTGGAAGCATTCCATTGTCGAGGTCATGGAACAATGCAGAGACATCATCGAAGAGCTTGTCCCGGACTTCACGCCCCAACAGACATCTACTGGCTGTCAAGATGATCAGATGCTCAAGCTCATATTTCAAATCAACCTCGCCACTTGATCCCCACTTTGAGAAATAGTCCTGCAAATTTATTTCAGGTTTGGGAAACAGCACAACACAGCCAAAGGAAGTTACAAGAGAGGAATTTactatcatcaacataaagaaACAAACAATCAAGTCAGGTCCAAATAGAACTTAAGAGTTTCTCCAGCTTATCAAAATATGGGAATGAATTCAAGTTGCagtaaaatttgattttcaatTACCTTAGAAAATCGGCCTAAAGTTGCATTGTAactttttcatattattttagtCTAAAAATCAATAAACTGATCATTTTGTTAAGAAGCATGCATTGCTTAAAATGAAACTTAAGAGGGAGTATACTCTCTTAATTTTCCACTCAATAGTTAAAATTCATCACTTCTGATTACAAAGCTAAAAGTAACTGCATATATAACTGACCTCACCTAAGGTCATAAATCCAAATCATTCAATTAAAACTGCAATAAGTTTACCAGACACAGACCCAGCCTGCAGTATTCCCAGACCACCAAACAGAATGAATGAAGCATTGAATGCACAAACATGTGGTCTttcatgtaataaaaaaaaaaggtcaaCTAAAGTacacaacaacaataaaaaaatggatCTATCCCTAGTGCCTACTGTTCAGTTTCTAACAAAACACAAGGGTGTGACCAACTGTGCCTTTATTCATTGTaatgtatttatattatataatatgatactaaAATTGATATTCCAATACATTCATTATTTGCTATGCATGTACACTTAACATCAACCACTGATTTATTCATAAAttgtaataatacttatttCACCCTCTAAAGTGAATCACAAACTTTAAAGAagcaaatactaaaattaaacaagaaaataaacaaattgtcAAATTCTAACATTTAAACAGACAATCcacacaaatgaaaaaataacaattatgcATAAATCATCAACAATCCAATATATAAAGGATTTAATAAAACTTTACCTCAGCTTCAGTAACCATCTGATTAACATAACTCTTGAGTTTATTAACTCTAAGAGCCTCAGTGAAGAACCTAAACTGTTCCTGTCTGACAGAGTAATCAACATCAAACACAACACCAGGACCAAAAGTTGGAACATTGAACTGATAAACCTCTTGTTGACTGAGATCAGATTCTGGAGCCTTAAAGAAATGTGCTGAAACCTCAGGACCAATCAAAAAGGTAATGTTTTTGTGAAAGATTTTCAATGTAAAAACACCACCAAGCTTAGGGTATTCTTGACGGAGCATAAAGATTGGACCTTTAAGGAAACGGTAAAGTCCTCCAATAATGGGCCATCCTTTAACAATTGGGGGTAAACGTTTTTTGGATTTGGGGATTATGAAAGCTGAGATGAGTTTAGCAACGATAATGGTTGTAACAAGAAGGAGAACAGTGTTGAGGAACTTATTTCCATCAAAAACGTCCATTTTGATGAAGTTGTATTTTTGATAATTCCAATGagaaatgaatatgttgatgGAAGAAAACACAGATCTAATAATAATAGAGATCTATAAAgtgcattattattattattattattataatattgttACTTACTTGTGTGAGTGTGGGAAGCAGCAGAAAGGGAATCTGTTAGAAATGTATAAAGATTAGTATTGGGAATCTGTTATAGGGTGGAATTGGTTTAGCTGGGCTCATAGGAATAAGGATTAGTGTAAAGGTTTTGGGAATTAAAACTGTGGGTATGTTTCATTGGTCTGCTGGAATAGCTTACCCTCTTCACGCccttcattttcaatttttatttttaaattgttattacttttttatttttaaactgtgggtttgtttatattttttatttttaaaaaaaggataactATATGTTAGTTGAATTTTAAATACTATGCTTATGGGATTACTTACTCTGTCCAAAGcttatttataaatgataaataggttttttttcttcttaatataagattttattttatttttgtcaacaaaaataaaatatttttaaacaaaacattttttaagtatattaaatattgaaattaagaaaaatattacttaaagtatattaaatattttttaagtatattaaatatttaagattattccatacatattaagaaaaatatataaacgaaagaaaaataaatcaaattatttgaCACCTTGTATACTATCAACACCTTGTATACTATCAATATCATAAAAGTGCAgtgatattaatttattttgggaattaGGAAAAAATGCATTGAAAagtgaaataataatttattttgagacaaatatgttttataaattaatcCATTATTGTAAGATGGAAGTAATTTATTgtgaatttcaattttttttaaatatctatatTCTCTTTTTATGTAAATGAATTTTATTCAAAAGGacattttatgatatttttataaataaaaaatactctaTTCGTTTTATAATAATTGGCGAACtacattgtttaaaaataaacatagattagaataaatttattaaatactaaaatgacataaaatcttAGATTATATACTTAGTGGACGAACTACATTCTATAAGAATCAAAACAGTTTAGAATAAAtctattaaagacaaaaataacttcaaatcttaattaattgAAACTAGTACTAGTGCAATTATttgatgaactacattgactaataatcaaaatggttaaagaccaaaatgacctaaaatcttaatctattgaGACTTACACACTTaatagacgaactacattgcataagaatcaaaatggattagaaaaaacttataaaataccaaaatgacctaaattattaAACCATTAAGACTTATGtatttattggacgaactaaattggctaagaataaaaaaagattaaaataaacctattaaagcaaaaaatattctaaaatcttaatccattaaaaTTAGTACACTTTTTTGATGAACTACATTATTTTCAATGCacttattttaaattgtgtcttttaattaatattacttgcaTAATTTTCAATGCAATATCTTCGTTATCTATTTATGACATTGATAATACATCAATACCTAACATAGATAATTTAgtaaagataatattttttctctttcaattatacatttttcttaatatatgtaaaataataaaataatttaatcatttttgaACGAAGGGAGTATAATATTAACTTTTGTGTTTTAATCTctaatttttaagataaatatattttgataatctagaatttaataaaaatgtaagtAAAATTgaaactctaaaaatatatttaaggaaaaatcaaactttattactTCTAATTGATTTCGCTCTAATTAATTGAAACTCATTAGATTTGCAATGTAAGATTGTCTACCATTGAGCTATCTCTGTGTTGGagtatattttgtaaaataaaaaaataaaagattaggcgttgtagttttttttagagATAGATTTGAGGGATAATATGTTTGTTTATTAGTACTTTGAGTAACAGAAATAAAAACGAGTGATACATACAAGTTGAACCCACTTAAAACCTCAAAAGAAAAGTTGGTTTAGAGAGATGCTTTGATTCcaagaaactaaaattttataaccGAATAAGGAGGCAAAAGGATAGGACTTTAGATATTAATTGTGACAATTTTCTGTTACTAATTTCCTTTTTTtcatatcaaattaaatttaaatatttcttttactagaaaaataaaatactttaaattcGTATGACTTAACTCTCTAGTcaaatattaacttttaattGATGATGTAATTTTGTAAGGGATCATATATTcaataagtattattattaagtattaatattaaattaaaaactatagaTAAAATATGTGTAATTGTAGAATCTATTTAAGTACTTAAATAGTGAATCCACCATTGCAGATGTTCTTATACCTAAACCTTCATTATGCGAAGCATTGAGATTAGAAATCTCACCTTAAAtcaaataagaataataattacTACAATGAGGTGGACACGACAAGCAGAAAAAGTGGGGCGGGGCAGCCCAAATAGACCAGCGCAGCCTGAAAAAGTCCAATAAaaatgtagattttttttttcaactttatatttttaaaagtctttaaAACATGTCTTTAAAATGTAGGgccttaaaaaaaaacttaaacttGATAAATTTAGGggtataaatttataatattaaatcacttaaaagtatgaaaaaatAGGAGCACACTGCACTATAAATAATCATATATAGTAAATAATCATTAATCTCTAAAAGTATACTAGTATGTTTCTTATATTATAGTAAAGATGAAAATGTCTCTTATAGGATGGAATGAGTATTTTTAAGGTaactatacaaatattatttgcaTATGTTAAAAGAGGCgatcatataaaaaaatgtatattcaagaagaaaaagaattatatccgtaagaagaaaattataaaatacgtAGATAGACACACGACTAATGTTCCGTTTTCGGAACTCTAactcttctaaatttttatttaaaaaaaagtaagcGGTGttcattgtatatatatatatatatatttgcaaTTCTCACATTGTTAATAATTAACATCATAAGGAGAAATATTCTTAAGTTAGTGTTAAGAGACATACGAATCCAAACATTATGGATTAGTTTTGTGAATATTGGTTCAAACTGCAAGATATAATATACTAGTgcttataagtaaaaaaaaacattttatattaacaCGAAGCAaaagttaataattaaaaaaaaaaaaaaaaaaaaaatagatgggAAAGGGGGGCGTGGGGGtgttttgtatatatatatatatatatttgcaaTTCTCACATTGTTAATAATTAACATCATAAGGAGAAATATTCTTAAGTTAGTGTTAAGAGACATACGAATCCAAACATTATGGATTAGTTTTGTGAATATTGGTTCAAACTGCAAGATATAATATACTAGTgcttataagtaaaaaaaaacattttatattaacaCGAAGCAaaagttaataattaaaaaaaaaaaaaaaagatatata contains:
- the LOC101504867 gene encoding obtusifoliol 14-alpha demethylase, whose translation is MDVFDGNKFLNTVLLLVTTIIVAKLISAFIIPKSKKRLPPIVKGWPIIGGLYRFLKGPIFMLRQEYPKLGGVFTLKIFHKNITFLIGPEVSAHFFKAPESDLSQQEVYQFNVPTFGPGVVFDVDYSVRQEQFRFFTEALRVNKLKSYVNQMVTEAEDYFSKWGSSGEVDLKYELEHLIILTASRCLLGREVRDKLFDDVSALFHDLDNGMLPISVLFPYLPIPAHKRRDEARKKLASIFASIISSRKSADNSEDDMLQCFIDSKYKDGRPTTEAEVTGLLIAALFAGQHTSSITSTWTGAYLMCNKQYLSAVVEEQKNLMEKHGDRVDHDVLAEMDVLYRCIKEALRLHPPLIMLLRSSHSDFSVTTREGKEYDIPKGHIVATSPAFANRLPHIFNDPDRYDPDRYAVGREEDKAAGAFSYISFGGGRHGCLGEPFAYLQIKAIWTHLLRNFELELLSPFPEIDWNAMVVGVKGKVMVRYKRRQLSVDQ